A section of the Ciceribacter thiooxidans genome encodes:
- a CDS encoding biotin--[acetyl-CoA-carboxylase] ligase — MSGRGTGRRLSVDDFRHEAHRVLASTNSECLARARAGDSGFLWLTAESQTGGRGRRGRAWVSEPGNLYASLLLVDAAPMEHISSLPLAVALAVHDAIRAVLPSDAPPLEIKWPNDILIGRAKTCGILLEGEAMPDGRHAIAIGIGINMIRKPEGTAYPVTSLSEHGVSGSPEELFARLFSSMAAVLNLWDAGRGTAAVVERWRRHACGIGEKITVNLPDRSISGYFAGIDDKGYLLLDRGPEGQMAIAAGDVFFG; from the coding sequence TTGAGCGGCCGCGGCACGGGCCGCCGGTTGTCGGTCGACGACTTCCGGCACGAGGCGCATCGCGTCCTCGCCTCCACCAACAGTGAATGTCTCGCCCGCGCTCGCGCGGGCGATTCCGGTTTTCTGTGGCTGACGGCCGAAAGCCAGACGGGCGGTCGCGGCCGCCGCGGCAGGGCATGGGTCTCCGAACCAGGAAACCTCTACGCGTCGCTGCTGCTGGTCGATGCGGCGCCGATGGAGCACATCTCCTCGCTGCCGCTCGCCGTTGCGCTTGCCGTGCACGACGCGATCCGCGCCGTACTGCCGAGCGACGCGCCGCCGCTCGAGATCAAGTGGCCGAACGACATCCTGATCGGCCGGGCGAAGACCTGCGGCATCCTTCTGGAAGGGGAGGCGATGCCGGACGGCCGGCACGCCATTGCGATCGGCATCGGCATCAACATGATCCGGAAACCGGAGGGTACGGCCTATCCCGTCACCTCGCTTTCGGAGCACGGCGTGTCGGGTTCGCCGGAAGAACTCTTCGCCAGATTGTTCTCGTCCATGGCCGCGGTGCTGAACCTCTGGGACGCGGGGCGAGGAACGGCAGCGGTCGTCGAACGCTGGCGCCGGCACGCCTGCGGCATCGGCGAAAAAATAACGGTCAACCTGCCGGACCGGTCGATTTCCGGTTACTTTGCAGGAATTGATGATAAAGGCTATCTCCTGCTCGATCGCGGCCCGGAAGGGCAGATGGCGATCGCGGCCGGTGATGTGTTCTTTGGTTGA
- the nuoN gene encoding NADH-quinone oxidoreductase subunit NuoN has translation MNAETLVASLHLVTPELILAVGALVLLMVGVFSGDKSTPTVTGLAVALLIASGLWMVLIPGEGSAFGGAYLADGYARFMKVLALIGSVTAMIMAVGHARFDHLDRFEFPVLLVLATLGIMLMISANDLISLYLSLELQSLALYVVAAINRDSLRSTEAGLKYFVLGALSSGMLLYGMSLVYGFTGNTGFDEIAKVLMAGKPQLGLIFGLVFILAGLAFKISAVPFHMWTPDVYEGAPTPVTAFLAAAPKIGAMAIFVRLVIGAFQPIFVEWQQVVVFISIASMLLGSFAAIGQRNIKRLMAYSSIGHMGYALVGLAAGSKTGVTGVIIYLAIYLITTLGTFACIMAMRVKEGGNVENVDDLAGLSTTKPFMAVVLSALMFSLAGIPPLAGFFAKYFVFVAAVEAQLYGLAIIGVLSSVVGAYYYLRVVKVMWFDDAKVEFTRIAGELRLVFGLSGLFVVGYLLVGGPLDVMAEAAAKTLFY, from the coding sequence ATGAACGCTGAAACACTCGTTGCAAGCCTGCATCTCGTCACACCGGAACTGATCCTCGCGGTCGGTGCCCTGGTGCTGCTGATGGTTGGCGTATTCTCCGGAGACAAGTCCACGCCGACGGTGACCGGACTTGCCGTGGCGCTGCTGATCGCCTCGGGCCTGTGGATGGTGCTGATACCCGGGGAAGGTTCCGCCTTCGGCGGTGCCTATCTGGCGGATGGCTATGCCCGCTTCATGAAGGTTCTCGCGCTGATCGGTTCGGTGACGGCGATGATCATGGCGGTCGGCCATGCCCGCTTCGACCACCTCGATCGTTTCGAATTCCCGGTCCTCTTGGTGCTGGCGACGCTGGGCATCATGCTGATGATTTCGGCAAACGATCTCATCTCGCTCTATCTGTCGCTGGAACTGCAGTCGCTGGCACTCTACGTCGTCGCCGCGATCAACCGTGACAGCCTGCGTTCCACGGAAGCCGGTCTGAAGTACTTCGTTCTCGGCGCACTGTCGTCCGGCATGCTGCTCTACGGCATGTCGCTCGTCTACGGTTTCACCGGCAACACCGGCTTCGACGAGATCGCCAAGGTCCTGATGGCGGGCAAGCCGCAGCTCGGCCTTATCTTCGGCCTCGTCTTCATCCTCGCCGGACTCGCGTTCAAGATTTCCGCCGTTCCGTTCCACATGTGGACGCCGGACGTCTACGAAGGTGCGCCGACACCGGTCACCGCCTTCCTCGCCGCCGCCCCGAAGATCGGTGCGATGGCGATCTTCGTCCGCCTCGTGATCGGCGCCTTCCAGCCGATCTTCGTCGAATGGCAGCAGGTTGTCGTCTTCATCTCGATCGCCTCGATGCTGCTCGGCTCGTTCGCCGCGATCGGCCAGCGCAACATCAAGCGACTGATGGCCTATTCCTCGATCGGCCACATGGGCTACGCGCTCGTCGGCCTTGCTGCCGGTTCGAAGACGGGCGTCACGGGCGTCATCATCTACCTGGCGATCTATCTGATCACCACGCTCGGCACCTTCGCCTGCATCATGGCGATGCGCGTCAAGGAAGGCGGCAATGTCGAGAACGTCGACGATCTCGCCGGCCTTTCCACCACCAAGCCGTTCATGGCCGTGGTGCTGAGTGCGCTGATGTTCTCGCTCGCCGGCATCCCGCCGCTCGCCGGCTTCTTCGCGAAGTACTTCGTCTTCGTCGCAGCCGTCGAGGCGCAGCTCTACGGCCTCGCCATCATCGGCGTGCTCTCGTCGGTCGTCGGTGCCTACTATTACCTGCGCGTCGTGAAGGTCATGTGGTTCGATGACGCGAAGGTCGAGTTCACCCGCATCGCCGGCGAACTTCGCCTGGTCTTCGGTCTGTCCGGCCTCTTCGTCGTCGGCTATCTGCTGGTCGGTGGTCCGCTCGACGTCATGGCCGAGGCCGCAGCCAAGACCCTCTTCTATTGA
- a CDS encoding NADH-quinone oxidoreductase subunit M: MTDWPILTTVTFLPLVGVALLLLTREDTALGRRNIRNVALLTTVFTFVVSLFIWIGFDNSNPGFQMVEKHAWLGTGISYHVGVDGISMLFVILTTLLMPFCILASWVSVEKRLKDYMIAFLLLETLMIGVFVALDIVLFYVYFEAGLIPMFIIIGVWGGKDRVYASYKFFLYTLAGSVLMLIAIMAMYWDAGTTDIPQLLAHKFPAQMQTWLWLAFFASFAVKMPMWPVHTWLPDAHVQAPTAGSMILAGILLKLGGYGLLRFSLPMFPLASDYFAPLVYTMSVIAIIYTSLVAMMQEDMKKLIAYSSIAHMGYVTMGTFAANMQGVQGAIFQMLSHGFVSAALFFCVGVIYDRLHTREIAAYGGLVNNMPKYAVAFMVFTMANVGLPGTSGFIGEFLTLIGVFRANTWVALFAATGVILSAAYALWLYRRVVFGALEKESLKAMLDLSLREKFILYPLIALTIFFGVYPAPIFDATAASVELLVNNYSAALQAAQNVALTVN; encoded by the coding sequence ATGACCGATTGGCCCATTCTTACAACGGTCACCTTCCTGCCGCTGGTCGGCGTGGCGCTTCTCCTGCTGACCCGGGAGGATACGGCGCTCGGCCGCCGCAATATCCGTAACGTGGCGCTGCTGACGACGGTCTTCACCTTCGTCGTCTCGCTCTTCATCTGGATCGGCTTCGACAACTCGAACCCCGGCTTCCAGATGGTGGAAAAGCACGCCTGGCTCGGAACCGGCATCTCGTATCACGTCGGCGTCGACGGCATCTCGATGCTGTTCGTCATCCTGACGACGCTGCTCATGCCCTTCTGCATCCTTGCGAGCTGGGTCTCGGTCGAGAAGCGCCTGAAGGACTACATGATTGCGTTCCTGCTCCTCGAAACCCTGATGATCGGGGTTTTCGTGGCGCTCGACATCGTGCTGTTCTACGTCTACTTCGAGGCAGGCCTGATCCCGATGTTCATCATCATCGGCGTCTGGGGTGGCAAGGATCGCGTCTACGCGTCCTACAAGTTCTTCCTCTACACGCTCGCCGGCTCGGTGCTGATGCTGATCGCCATCATGGCGATGTACTGGGATGCCGGCACGACCGACATCCCGCAGCTCCTCGCCCACAAGTTCCCGGCGCAGATGCAAACCTGGCTATGGCTCGCCTTCTTCGCCTCCTTCGCGGTGAAGATGCCGATGTGGCCGGTTCACACATGGCTTCCGGATGCGCACGTGCAGGCACCGACGGCCGGCTCGATGATCCTTGCGGGCATCCTGCTGAAGCTCGGCGGCTACGGTCTCCTGCGCTTCTCGCTGCCGATGTTCCCGCTGGCGTCCGACTATTTTGCGCCGCTCGTCTACACCATGTCGGTGATCGCGATCATTTACACCTCGCTGGTGGCGATGATGCAGGAGGACATGAAGAAGCTGATCGCATACTCGTCGATCGCGCACATGGGCTATGTCACCATGGGTACGTTTGCGGCGAACATGCAGGGCGTGCAGGGCGCGATCTTCCAGATGCTGAGCCACGGCTTCGTGTCGGCCGCTCTCTTCTTCTGCGTCGGCGTGATCTACGACCGCCTGCATACCCGCGAGATCGCGGCCTATGGTGGCCTTGTGAACAACATGCCGAAATACGCCGTCGCCTTCATGGTCTTCACCATGGCGAATGTCGGCCTTCCGGGCACATCCGGCTTCATCGGCGAGTTCCTGACCCTGATCGGCGTCTTCCGCGCCAATACCTGGGTTGCGCTCTTCGCCGCGACCGGCGTCATCCTCTCGGCCGCCTACGCGCTCTGGCTCTATCGCCGGGTCGTGTTCGGCGCGCTCGAGAAGGAAAGCCTGAAGGCCATGCTCGACCTCTCGCTCCGCGAGAAGTTCATTCTCTATCCGCTGATTGCGCTCACCATCTTCTTCGGCGTCTATCCGGCTCCGATCTTCGATGCCACGGCCGCTTCGGTCGAGCTTCTGGTGAACAACTATTCGGCTGCATTGCAGGCGGCGCAAAACGTTGCGCTCACGGTGAATTGA
- the nuoL gene encoding NADH-quinone oxidoreductase subunit L gives MILYKAIVFLPLIGALIAGLLGRQIGAKASEYITSGLMIVTAVLSWVVFVNVGFGEGHEVIKVSVLRWIQSGGIDVEWSLRIDTLTAVMLVVVNSVSTLVHVYSIGYMHHDPDRPRFFSYLSLFTFAMLMLVTSDNLLQMFFGWEGVGLASYLLIGFWFKKPSACAAAMKAFIVNRVGDFGFILGIAGIFVLFGSINFETIFAAAQSYLPAEGAEGDAVINLFGMSLDKANAMTAVCLLLFMGAMGKSAQFLLHTWLPDAMEGPTPVSALIHAATMVTAGVFLVARMSPLFELSPDALTFVTLIGAITAFFAATVGLVQNDIKRVIAYSTCSQLGYMFVALGVGAYGAAIFHLFTHAFFKALLFLGAGSVIHAVDGEQDMRYMGGLRKHIPLTFWAMTIGTLALTGVGIPGTMIGFAGFFSKDVIIESAYASHSAISGFAFTLLVIAALFTSFYSWRLAFLTFFGKPRASADVMHHVHESPMVMLVPLALLAIGAVFAGLAFEGYFFGHEYGEFWKGALFTLPENEILEQFHGVPTWVKWSPFVAMLTGFVTAWYMYIKSPSTPKVLAEQHRVLYQFLLNKWYFDELHDLLFVRSAKTLGRFLWKKGDVGVIDTYGPNGVAAAVVDVTQKVVRLQSGYLYHYAFAMLIGVAALITWMMLGSSF, from the coding sequence ATGATTTTATATAAGGCTATCGTCTTTCTTCCGCTGATCGGCGCCCTGATCGCCGGCCTGCTCGGTCGCCAGATCGGCGCCAAGGCCTCCGAATACATCACCAGCGGCCTGATGATCGTCACGGCGGTTCTGTCGTGGGTCGTCTTCGTCAACGTCGGCTTCGGCGAGGGGCACGAGGTCATCAAGGTCTCGGTGCTGCGCTGGATCCAGTCCGGCGGCATCGACGTCGAATGGTCGCTCAGGATCGACACGCTGACCGCGGTCATGCTGGTCGTCGTCAACAGCGTCTCGACGCTGGTCCACGTCTACTCGATCGGCTACATGCACCACGATCCGGACCGGCCGCGCTTCTTCTCCTATCTGTCGCTGTTCACCTTCGCCATGCTGATGCTGGTGACCTCCGACAACCTCCTGCAGATGTTCTTCGGCTGGGAAGGCGTCGGTCTTGCCTCCTACCTGCTCATCGGCTTCTGGTTCAAGAAGCCGTCGGCCTGCGCCGCGGCCATGAAGGCCTTCATCGTCAACCGCGTCGGTGACTTCGGCTTCATCCTCGGCATCGCCGGCATCTTCGTGCTCTTCGGCTCGATCAACTTCGAGACCATCTTCGCCGCTGCGCAGAGCTATCTGCCGGCCGAGGGTGCGGAAGGCGACGCCGTCATCAATCTCTTCGGCATGAGCCTCGACAAGGCAAATGCGATGACCGCCGTCTGCCTGCTGCTCTTCATGGGCGCGATGGGCAAGTCGGCGCAGTTCCTGCTGCACACCTGGCTGCCGGACGCGATGGAAGGCCCGACCCCGGTTTCGGCCCTCATCCACGCGGCCACCATGGTCACCGCCGGCGTCTTCCTCGTCGCCCGCATGTCGCCGCTCTTCGAACTCTCGCCGGACGCGCTGACCTTCGTCACGCTGATCGGTGCGATCACCGCCTTCTTCGCGGCGACCGTCGGCCTCGTGCAGAACGATATCAAACGCGTCATCGCCTATTCGACCTGTTCGCAGCTCGGCTACATGTTCGTGGCGCTCGGCGTCGGCGCCTATGGCGCGGCGATCTTCCACCTGTTCACGCACGCCTTCTTCAAGGCACTGCTCTTCCTCGGCGCCGGCTCGGTCATCCATGCCGTCGACGGCGAGCAGGACATGCGCTACATGGGCGGCCTCCGGAAGCACATTCCGCTCACCTTCTGGGCGATGACCATCGGTACGCTGGCGCTGACCGGCGTCGGCATCCCGGGAACGATGATCGGTTTCGCCGGCTTCTTCTCGAAGGATGTCATCATCGAGTCGGCCTATGCCTCGCATTCGGCGATCTCGGGCTTCGCCTTCACGCTGCTCGTTATCGCGGCGCTGTTCACCAGCTTCTATTCCTGGCGTCTTGCCTTCCTCACCTTCTTCGGCAAGCCGCGGGCATCCGCCGACGTCATGCACCATGTGCATGAATCACCGATGGTGATGCTGGTGCCGCTCGCGCTTCTGGCGATCGGTGCGGTCTTCGCCGGTCTCGCCTTCGAAGGCTACTTCTTCGGCCACGAATACGGCGAGTTCTGGAAGGGTGCGCTCTTCACCCTGCCGGAGAACGAGATCCTTGAACAGTTCCATGGCGTCCCGACCTGGGTGAAGTGGAGCCCGTTCGTTGCGATGCTGACCGGTTTCGTGACGGCCTGGTACATGTACATCAAGTCGCCCTCGACCCCGAAGGTCCTGGCCGAACAGCACCGTGTGCTCTACCAGTTCCTGCTCAACAAGTGGTACTTCGACGAGCTCCACGATCTTCTCTTCGTCCGCTCGGCCAAGACCCTCGGCCGCTTCCTGTGGAAGAAGGGTGACGTCGGCGTCATCGATACCTACGGCCCGAACGGCGTCGCCGCGGCCGTCGTCGACGTGACCCAGAAGGTCGTCCGCCTGCAGTCTGGCTACCTCTATCACTATGCCTTCGCGATGCTGATCGGCGTTGCGGCCCTCATTACCTGGATGATGCTCGGGAGTTCCTTCTGA
- the nuoK gene encoding NADH-quinone oxidoreductase subunit NuoK, which translates to MEIGLSHYLTVSAILFTLGVFGIFLNRKNVIVILMSIELILLAVNLNMVAFSAFLNDMVGQVFALFILTVAAAEAAIGLAILVVFYRNRGSIAVEDINMMKG; encoded by the coding sequence ATGGAAATCGGTCTTTCCCATTACCTGACGGTCAGTGCCATTCTCTTCACCCTCGGCGTGTTTGGCATCTTCCTCAACCGCAAGAACGTCATCGTCATTCTCATGTCGATCGAGCTCATCCTGCTCGCGGTCAACCTGAACATGGTGGCGTTCTCCGCCTTCCTCAACGACATGGTCGGCCAGGTCTTCGCCCTGTTCATCCTGACCGTCGCTGCGGCGGAAGCGGCGATCGGTCTTGCTATTCTCGTTGTCTTCTACCGCAATCGCGGCTCCATCGCCGTTGAAGACATCAATATGATGAAGGGCTGA
- a CDS encoding NADH-quinone oxidoreductase subunit J has protein sequence MGLQALFFYLFAFVAVASAFMVISARNPVHSVLFLILTFVNAAGLFLLTGAEFLAMILLVVYVGAVAVLFLFVVMMLDIDFAELRSGALKYAPIATLIGVVVAAELVFVIGGSVISPEAMNAVTMPIPALAERQNTAALGDVLYTNYVYFFQIAGLVLLVAMIGAIVLTLRHRTNIKRQDISRQVARTPATAVKVVKVKPGQGV, from the coding sequence ATGGGTCTTCAGGCTCTTTTTTTCTATCTCTTTGCCTTTGTCGCCGTGGCTTCGGCGTTCATGGTGATCTCGGCGAGGAACCCGGTCCACTCGGTTCTGTTCCTCATCCTGACCTTCGTTAACGCCGCCGGCCTGTTCCTCCTGACGGGCGCGGAATTCCTGGCGATGATCCTGCTGGTGGTTTATGTCGGCGCCGTGGCGGTGCTCTTCCTCTTCGTCGTCATGATGCTCGACATCGACTTCGCCGAGCTCAGGTCCGGAGCGCTGAAATATGCGCCGATCGCCACGCTCATCGGTGTGGTCGTGGCGGCGGAACTGGTGTTCGTCATCGGCGGCAGCGTCATCTCGCCGGAAGCGATGAACGCGGTGACCATGCCGATCCCGGCCCTTGCCGAACGCCAGAACACCGCGGCCCTCGGCGATGTGCTCTATACGAATTACGTCTACTTCTTCCAGATCGCCGGCCTGGTGCTGCTGGTGGCGATGATCGGCGCAATCGTGCTGACGCTGCGCCACCGCACCAACATCAAGCGGCAGGATATTTCCAGACAGGTTGCCCGCACGCCCGCGACCGCCGTCAAGGTGGTCAAGGTCAAGCCGGGGCAGGGCGTCTGA
- the nuoI gene encoding NADH-quinone oxidoreductase subunit NuoI → MAGLSQAINSLFLKEFVGAFFLSMRYFFAPKATINYPFEKGPLSPRFRGEHALRRYPNGEERCIACKLCEAICPAQAITIEAGPRRNDGTRRTVRYDIDMVKCIYCGFCQEACPVEAIVEGPNFEFATETREELYFDKARLLDNGDRWEREIARNIALDAPYR, encoded by the coding sequence ATGGCTGGTCTCTCCCAGGCTATCAATTCCCTGTTCCTGAAGGAGTTCGTCGGCGCCTTCTTCCTGTCGATGCGCTACTTCTTCGCACCCAAGGCCACGATCAACTATCCCTTCGAGAAGGGGCCGCTGTCGCCGCGCTTCCGTGGCGAGCATGCGCTGCGCCGCTACCCGAACGGCGAAGAACGCTGCATCGCCTGCAAGCTCTGCGAGGCGATCTGTCCGGCCCAGGCAATCACCATCGAGGCCGGCCCGCGCCGCAATGACGGCACCCGCCGCACGGTGCGCTACGACATCGACATGGTGAAGTGCATCTATTGCGGCTTCTGTCAGGAAGCGTGCCCGGTCGAGGCGATCGTCGAGGGGCCGAACTTCGAGTTCGCCACCGAGACGCGCGAAGAACTCTATTTCGACAAGGCGCGACTGCTGGACAACGGCGATCGCTGGGAACGGGAAATCGCGCGCAACATCGCGCTGGATGCTCCGTACCGCTGA
- the nuoH gene encoding NADH-quinone oxidoreductase subunit NuoH — translation MDSFVSTYVWPAAIMIAQSLLLLVALLLFIAYVLLADRKIWAAVQMRRGPNVVGPWGLFQSFADLLKFVFKEPVIPAGSNKGVFLLAPLVAVMLALATWAVVPLADGWVIANINVGILYVFAISSLEVYGIIMGGWASNSKYPFLGALRSAAQMVSYEVSIGFVIVTVLLCVGSLNLSDIVYAQKDGIGTMLGMPSSFLDWHWLALFPMFIVFFISALAETNRPPFDLPEAESELVAGFMVEYGSTPYMMFMLGEYAAIVLMCALTTILFLGGWLPPVDIAILNWVPGIVWFVLKASMVFFMFAMVKAFVPRYRYDQLMRLGWKVFLPLSLAMVVIVAFVLKLMGWA, via the coding sequence ATGGATTCTTTCGTTTCAACCTATGTCTGGCCGGCGGCCATCATGATCGCCCAGTCGCTGCTGCTGCTGGTCGCCCTGCTGCTGTTCATTGCCTATGTCCTGCTTGCCGACCGCAAGATCTGGGCAGCCGTGCAGATGCGCCGCGGTCCGAACGTCGTCGGTCCGTGGGGTCTCTTCCAGTCCTTCGCCGACCTGCTGAAATTCGTCTTCAAGGAACCGGTCATTCCGGCCGGCTCCAACAAGGGCGTTTTCCTACTCGCGCCGCTCGTTGCCGTGATGCTGGCACTCGCCACCTGGGCGGTCGTGCCGCTCGCCGACGGCTGGGTGATCGCCAACATCAATGTCGGCATCCTCTACGTCTTCGCGATCTCCTCGCTCGAAGTCTACGGCATCATCATGGGCGGCTGGGCTTCGAACTCGAAGTATCCGTTCCTCGGCGCGCTGCGCTCGGCAGCGCAGATGGTGTCTTATGAAGTCTCGATCGGCTTCGTGATCGTCACCGTCCTGCTTTGCGTCGGTTCGCTCAATCTCTCGGACATCGTCTATGCCCAGAAGGACGGTATTGGCACCATGCTCGGCATGCCGAGCTCCTTCCTCGACTGGCACTGGCTGGCGCTGTTCCCGATGTTCATCGTCTTCTTCATCTCGGCGCTCGCCGAGACGAACCGCCCGCCCTTCGACCTGCCGGAAGCGGAATCGGAACTGGTCGCCGGCTTCATGGTCGAATACGGCTCGACCCCGTACATGATGTTCATGCTCGGCGAATATGCCGCCATCGTCCTGATGTGTGCGCTGACGACGATCCTGTTCCTCGGTGGCTGGCTGCCGCCGGTCGATATCGCCATCCTCAACTGGGTGCCCGGCATCGTCTGGTTCGTGCTCAAGGCGTCGATGGTGTTCTTCATGTTCGCGATGGTGAAGGCCTTCGTGCCGCGCTACCGCTACGACCAACTGATGCGTCTCGGCTGGAAGGTGTTCCTGCCGCTCTCGCTCGCCATGGTCGTCATCGTTGCATTCGTGCTGAAGCTGATGGGATGGGCATGA
- the nuoG gene encoding NADH-quinone oxidoreductase subunit NuoG — MAKLKVDGKEIEVPDHFTLLQACEEAGAEVPRFCFHERLSVAGNCRMCLVEVKGGPPKPAASCAMGVRDIRGGPNGELPEVFTNTPMVKKAREGVMEFLLINHPLDCPICDQGGECDLQDQAMAFGVDSSRYTENKRAVEDKYIGPLVKTVMNRCIHCTRCVRFTTEVAGIAELGLIGRGEDAEITTYLEQAMTSELQGNVIDLCPVGALTSKPFSFTARPWELGKTESIDVMDALGSAIRVDTRGREVMRIMPRVNEAINEEWISDKSRFIWDGLKTQRLDRPYVRRDGRLQLATWSEAFAAVKAAVAATTADKIGAIAGDLASVEEMYALKELVTSLGSTNLDCRQDGAALDPSLGRSTYIFNPTIEGIEAADALLIVGANPRFEAAVLNARIRKRWRRGGFPIGVIGEAGELRYQYDYLGAGSETLADLVAGKGAFVDALKNAKAPMIIVGQGALAGEDGAAVLANVAKLATAVGAVSPEWNGLSVLHTAAARVGGLDLGFVPGANGTSAVAMLGSMDVLFLLGADELDFGKKGSTFTVYIGSHGDAGAHSADVILPGAAYTEKSGIWVNTEGRVQMGNRAGFAPGEAREDWAIIRALSDVLGKKLPFDSLQALRAKLHAAYPHFAEIDEIATGSGDEIAALAKKAGQMTKSGFASPIKDFYLTNPIARASAVMAECSALARNNFKAAAE, encoded by the coding sequence ATGGCAAAGCTGAAAGTCGACGGTAAAGAGATCGAAGTCCCGGATCATTTCACGCTGCTGCAGGCGTGCGAGGAAGCCGGCGCCGAAGTCCCGCGCTTTTGTTTCCATGAACGGCTGTCGGTTGCCGGCAATTGCCGTATGTGCCTCGTCGAGGTGAAGGGCGGCCCGCCGAAGCCGGCGGCCTCCTGCGCCATGGGCGTGCGCGATATCCGCGGCGGCCCGAACGGCGAGCTGCCGGAAGTCTTCACCAACACGCCGATGGTCAAGAAGGCCCGCGAAGGCGTGATGGAGTTCCTGCTGATCAACCATCCGCTCGATTGCCCGATCTGCGACCAGGGCGGCGAATGCGACCTGCAGGACCAGGCGATGGCCTTCGGCGTCGACAGCTCGCGCTATACGGAAAACAAGCGCGCCGTCGAGGACAAGTATATCGGCCCGCTCGTCAAGACCGTGATGAACCGCTGCATCCACTGCACGCGCTGCGTCCGCTTCACCACCGAAGTCGCCGGCATCGCCGAACTCGGCCTGATCGGCCGTGGCGAGGATGCCGAGATCACCACCTATCTCGAGCAGGCGATGACCTCTGAGTTGCAGGGCAACGTCATTGATCTCTGCCCGGTCGGCGCACTGACCTCGAAGCCGTTCTCCTTCACCGCCCGTCCGTGGGAACTCGGCAAGACCGAATCGATCGACGTCATGGACGCGCTCGGCTCGGCCATCCGCGTCGACACCCGCGGTCGCGAAGTCATGCGCATCATGCCGCGCGTCAACGAGGCGATCAACGAAGAGTGGATTTCCGACAAGAGCCGCTTCATCTGGGACGGCCTGAAGACCCAGCGCCTCGACCGGCCCTATGTCCGCCGTGACGGCCGCCTTCAGCTGGCGACCTGGAGCGAGGCATTTGCCGCTGTCAAGGCCGCCGTTGCCGCGACCACCGCCGACAAGATCGGCGCGATCGCCGGCGATCTCGCATCGGTCGAGGAAATGTACGCGTTGAAGGAGCTCGTTACCTCTCTCGGCTCGACCAATCTCGATTGTCGCCAGGACGGTGCCGCCCTCGATCCGTCGCTCGGCCGCTCAACCTATATCTTCAACCCGACGATCGAAGGCATCGAAGCTGCTGACGCGCTGCTCATCGTCGGCGCCAATCCGCGCTTCGAAGCGGCTGTCCTCAACGCCCGCATCCGCAAGCGCTGGCGCCGCGGCGGCTTCCCGATTGGCGTGATCGGGGAAGCCGGCGAACTGCGCTACCAGTACGACTACCTCGGTGCAGGCTCCGAGACGCTCGCCGACCTCGTCGCCGGCAAGGGCGCCTTCGTCGATGCGCTGAAAAATGCCAAGGCCCCGATGATCATCGTAGGGCAGGGGGCTCTCGCCGGTGAAGACGGTGCCGCCGTCCTCGCAAACGTCGCAAAGCTCGCGACCGCCGTCGGAGCCGTCTCGCCGGAATGGAACGGCCTTTCCGTCCTGCACACCGCTGCCGCTCGCGTCGGTGGCCTCGACCTCGGCTTCGTGCCGGGTGCGAACGGTACGTCCGCCGTCGCCATGCTGGGCTCGATGGACGTGCTCTTCCTGCTCGGCGCCGACGAGCTCGACTTCGGCAAGAAGGGGTCGACGTTCACCGTCTATATCGGCAGCCACGGCGATGCCGGTGCACACAGCGCCGACGTCATCCTGCCGGGTGCCGCCTATACGGAAAAGTCCGGCATCTGGGTCAACACCGAGGGTCGCGTCCAAATGGGCAACCGCGCCGGCTTCGCGCCGGGCGAGGCCCGCGAGGACTGGGCCATCATCCGCGCCCTTTCCGACGTGCTCGGCAAGAAGCTGCCGTTCGACTCACTGCAGGCCCTTCGCGCCAAGCTCCATGCCGCTTACCCGCATTTCGCCGAGATTGACGAGATCGCGACAGGTTCGGGTGACGAAATTGCCGCGCTTGCGAAAAAAGCCGGGCAGATGACCAAATCCGGGTTTGCGTCACCGATCAAAGACTTCTATTTGACGAACCCGATCGCGCGTGCTTCGGCCGTGATGGCCGAATGCTCGGCATTGGCCCGCAACAATTTCAAGGCTGCGGCAGAGTAA